From Synechococcus sp. A10-1-5-1, a single genomic window includes:
- the psbD gene encoding photosystem II D2 protein (photosystem q(a) protein) produces the protein MTIAVGRAPQRGWFDVLDDWLKRDRFVFVGWSGLLLFPTAYLALGGWLTGTTFVTSWYTHGIASSYLEGCNFLTAAVSSPADAMGHSLLLLWGPEAQGDFVRWCQLGGLWTFVALHGAFSLIGFMLRQFEIARLVGIRPYNAIAFSGPIAVFVSVFLMYPLGQSSWFFAPSFGVAAIFRFLLFLQGFHNWTLNPFHMMGVAGILGGALLCAIHGATVENTLFEDSEQANTFKAFEPTQEEETYSMVTANRFWSQIFGIAFSNKRWLHFFMLFVPVMGLWTSSIGIIGLALNLRAYDFVSQEIRAAEDPEFETFYTKNILLNEGLRAWMAPADQPHENFVFPEEVLPRGNAL, from the coding sequence ATGACGATCGCTGTAGGGCGCGCGCCGCAGCGGGGATGGTTTGACGTCCTCGATGACTGGCTCAAGCGCGACCGCTTCGTTTTTGTCGGGTGGTCGGGTCTGCTCCTGTTCCCCACTGCCTATCTGGCACTGGGTGGCTGGCTGACCGGCACCACCTTTGTCACTTCCTGGTACACCCACGGCATTGCCAGCTCCTATCTGGAGGGCTGCAATTTCCTCACCGCTGCGGTGAGCAGCCCGGCTGATGCCATGGGCCACTCCCTTCTTCTTCTCTGGGGCCCAGAAGCCCAGGGCGACTTCGTGCGCTGGTGCCAGCTCGGCGGCCTGTGGACCTTCGTAGCCCTGCACGGCGCCTTCTCCCTGATCGGCTTCATGCTGCGTCAGTTCGAGATTGCTCGCCTGGTCGGCATCCGTCCTTACAACGCCATCGCCTTCTCCGGCCCGATTGCGGTGTTCGTCAGTGTTTTCCTGATGTACCCCCTCGGCCAGAGCAGCTGGTTCTTCGCTCCGAGCTTCGGCGTGGCAGCGATCTTCCGCTTCCTGCTGTTCCTCCAGGGCTTCCACAACTGGACCCTGAACCCCTTCCACATGATGGGCGTGGCCGGCATCCTCGGCGGCGCACTGCTGTGTGCCATCCACGGCGCCACCGTGGAGAACACCCTGTTTGAGGACAGCGAGCAGGCCAACACCTTTAAGGCGTTCGAGCCCACTCAGGAAGAAGAGACCTATTCGATGGTCACCGCCAACCGCTTCTGGAGCCAGATCTTCGGGATCGCGTTCTCCAACAAGCGTTGGCTGCACTTCTTCATGCTGTTCGTGCCCGTCATGGGCCTCTGGACCAGCTCCATCGGCATCATTGGCCTGGCCCTCAACCTGCGTGCCTACGACTTCGTGTCGCAGGAAATCCGCGCTGCTGAGGACCCCGAGTTCGAGACCTTCTACACGAAGAACATTCTTCTGAACGAAGGCCTGCGCGCCTGGATGGCCCCCGCGGACCAACCGCACGAAAACTTCGTCTTCCCTGAAGAGGTTCTGCCCCGCGGCAACGCTCTCTGA
- a CDS encoding multicopper oxidase family protein, producing MRRRSLLRLGLLATILGGSTRSWLSAAQAKAKRSWQQFISQATFQRPLNRNTRVLEITTAPITVLGKTVERGCIRASDGQRGYTTRREQGVDLELVNKLPVPTTVHWHGLILPNPMDGVPYVTQPPIPPGERQRIHYPLQQDGTFWMHSHYGLQTQSFVAEPFLILSQEQEDWADQTLTVTLRDFSFTPANTILSNIVAGKRGGDTAMARALETFDWQAERPLLTQQWDATSERFCWRRQTGSLMLPDVVYDALLANERSLDAPQIIDVRPGDTVAIRWIAASAFMNFFLDLGELEGELLRTDANPVEPIRGSVFQLAVAQRLSLRIRLPDTPGVFPLLALGERSNLRCGVVLRSAPEQPIPALAPQTEQWTGPLDFTQDQQLRAQRPLSSKPTDNTIPVALTGPAPAYRWGLNNRFYPYRDPYWVEEGQRVEMVFSNPTPMGHPMHLHGHEFQIIEIDGQPLSGPMRDTVLVPKGSSCRIAFDALHPGIWAFHCHISYHHARGMFNVLAYRSADLSWWDPSGFTHEQLTFDQVDP from the coding sequence ATGCGTCGCCGATCGTTGCTTCGACTCGGGCTGCTGGCCACGATCTTGGGGGGCTCAACCCGGTCCTGGCTGAGCGCAGCTCAGGCCAAAGCCAAACGGAGCTGGCAGCAGTTCATCAGCCAGGCCACCTTCCAGCGTCCCCTGAACCGCAACACCAGGGTGCTCGAGATCACCACGGCACCGATCACTGTGCTCGGCAAAACCGTTGAGAGGGGGTGCATCCGAGCGAGCGATGGTCAGCGGGGCTACACCACCCGGCGGGAGCAGGGCGTGGATCTGGAGTTGGTCAACAAGCTGCCGGTTCCAACCACCGTTCACTGGCATGGCCTCATTCTTCCCAATCCGATGGATGGGGTGCCCTATGTGACCCAACCCCCCATCCCCCCGGGGGAGAGGCAACGCATTCACTACCCGCTCCAGCAGGACGGCACCTTCTGGATGCACTCCCACTACGGGCTGCAAACCCAAAGCTTCGTGGCCGAACCCTTTCTGATCCTCAGCCAGGAGCAAGAGGACTGGGCAGACCAGACGCTCACGGTGACGCTGAGGGATTTCAGCTTCACGCCTGCCAACACCATCCTCAGCAACATCGTCGCGGGCAAACGCGGAGGAGATACCGCCATGGCTCGCGCCCTGGAGACATTCGATTGGCAGGCCGAAAGGCCACTGCTCACACAACAGTGGGATGCAACCAGCGAACGGTTCTGTTGGCGACGCCAGACAGGCAGCTTGATGCTGCCCGATGTCGTCTACGACGCACTCCTGGCCAATGAAAGGAGCCTGGACGCACCTCAAATCATCGATGTAAGGCCTGGAGACACCGTGGCGATTCGCTGGATCGCCGCGAGCGCCTTCATGAATTTCTTTCTCGACCTGGGGGAGCTGGAAGGCGAGCTCCTGCGCACGGATGCCAACCCAGTGGAACCGATCCGGGGATCGGTGTTTCAGCTCGCCGTTGCCCAACGCCTCAGCCTCAGGATCCGACTTCCGGACACACCTGGCGTCTTTCCGCTACTGGCCCTGGGAGAGCGGAGCAACCTGCGCTGCGGGGTGGTGCTCCGCAGCGCCCCTGAACAGCCCATCCCGGCACTGGCGCCGCAAACGGAGCAGTGGACCGGGCCTCTCGACTTCACCCAGGACCAACAACTCAGGGCCCAGCGCCCCCTCTCCAGCAAACCCACGGACAACACCATTCCCGTGGCCCTGACTGGTCCCGCCCCTGCGTACCGCTGGGGGCTGAACAATCGCTTCTATCCCTACCGAGACCCCTATTGGGTGGAGGAGGGTCAACGGGTCGAGATGGTCTTCAGCAATCCCACCCCGATGGGCCATCCGATGCACCTCCATGGCCACGAATTTCAGATCATCGAAATCGATGGCCAACCGCTCTCAGGTCCCATGCGAGACACCGTCCTGGTGCCCAAGGGGAGCAGCTGCCGGATCGCCTTCGACGCGCTCCACCCTGGAATTTGGGCCTTCCATTGCCACATCAGCTATCACCACGCCCGCGGCATGTTCAACGTGCTGGCCTATCGCTCAGCCGACCTGAGCTGGTGGGACCCCAGCGGGTTTACCCATGAACAGCTGACCTTCGACCAGGTCGATCCATAG
- a CDS encoding lysylphosphatidylglycerol synthase transmembrane domain-containing protein, translating to MRRRWLFGLVAALAIYLGLTTAFGIQDVSATLGELPWRWWILAPAICLGSHLVLIGRWSYYLRQLGFPLPLKPAAKIYAAGLALIAAPGRSGEAVRGLWLQRRHGFPLTVGVGITLAERLADLASALLVLSWGLGEQVWIAMLIGLAVLGVGGWVLTHPRVLRRLEHWLERLPLHQRWSGLIRLLREALLAMGRMRQLMKPKPLIVGTLLACICWMIEAGLLVALYQALGVDLSLHQTAVIRTATGLGGVISLLPAGLGTSEATSIGLAMLYGADRSQALAVTLLLRLCTLAIPCLVGVLALVRQPDLSRSAEA from the coding sequence ATGCGGCGCCGTTGGCTGTTCGGGCTGGTCGCAGCCCTCGCGATTTACCTGGGACTGACCACCGCCTTTGGCATCCAGGACGTGAGCGCCACCCTGGGGGAACTGCCCTGGCGCTGGTGGATCCTGGCTCCGGCCATATGCCTGGGGAGTCACCTGGTGCTGATTGGGCGCTGGTCTTATTACCTGCGCCAACTGGGCTTCCCACTACCCCTAAAACCCGCCGCCAAGATCTACGCGGCTGGCTTGGCCTTGATCGCTGCCCCGGGTCGCAGCGGAGAGGCGGTCCGGGGCCTCTGGCTGCAGCGGCGCCACGGCTTTCCATTGACCGTGGGCGTCGGCATCACCCTGGCGGAACGGCTGGCTGATCTGGCCAGTGCCCTGCTGGTGCTGAGCTGGGGTCTAGGGGAGCAGGTCTGGATCGCCATGCTGATCGGCCTGGCGGTATTGGGCGTGGGTGGCTGGGTGCTGACCCACCCGCGAGTGCTGCGCCGACTGGAGCATTGGCTCGAGCGTCTGCCCCTGCATCAGCGCTGGAGCGGCCTGATCCGCCTGCTGCGCGAGGCCCTGCTGGCCATGGGCCGCATGCGGCAGCTGATGAAACCCAAGCCACTGATTGTCGGCACCCTGTTGGCCTGCATCTGCTGGATGATCGAGGCAGGACTGCTGGTGGCGCTCTACCAGGCCCTCGGTGTTGACCTGAGCCTGCATCAAACCGCCGTGATTCGAACGGCGACCGGATTGGGTGGTGTGATTTCGCTGCTGCCCGCCGGATTGGGCACCAGTGAAGCCACCTCGATTGGCCTGGCAATGCTTTACGGGGCCGACCGCTCCCAGGCCCTAGCCGTCACACTGCTGCTACGGCTCTGCACCCTGGCGATTCCCTGCTTGGTCGGTGTTCTCGCCTTGGTCCGGCAACCCGATCTCAGCCGTTCTGCTGAAGCTTGA
- a CDS encoding glycosyltransferase, translating to MTAPSQQIHFRQRNRTYYADLERLHQLLVPPGLRVLEVGCGTGDLLAQLKPAHGVGIELDPEVAAVARERHPELRILATNAETMTPEAIGETQPFDVILLPNTLNTLQDVQGVLERLEAFCHPRTRLVVSFHNWLWQPLLKAAERLGQRQPQPPESWLTPNDVNNLLDLAGWEVLKQGQRCLIPRQIPLVTPLANRWLSQLPLIDNLGLTHWMVARPARQQRQNPSVSVVIPARNEAGNIAPAIERLPELGRFTEVIFVEGHSSDNTWEEIERICASYQGPMRLKKFRQTGKGKADAVWLGFDQAEGDVLMILDADLTVRPEDLPRFAQAMADGRGEFVNGCRLVYPRSWEAMPPLNTAANRFFAAAFSWLLRQRLKDTLCGTKVIWKDDYERLKAGRSYFGDFDPFGDFDLLFGASKLNLKIVEVPVRYQERSYGSSNIAHVKEGLILGQMCLYAARKLRFIP from the coding sequence ATGACCGCCCCGAGCCAGCAGATCCACTTCCGCCAGCGCAACCGCACCTATTACGCGGATCTCGAGCGTCTGCATCAACTGCTGGTCCCGCCGGGGCTGCGGGTGCTGGAAGTGGGTTGCGGCACCGGTGATCTGCTGGCCCAGCTGAAACCCGCCCACGGGGTGGGGATTGAGCTTGACCCGGAGGTGGCGGCGGTCGCCCGGGAGCGGCATCCCGAACTGCGGATCCTGGCGACCAACGCCGAGACGATGACCCCAGAGGCCATCGGCGAAACCCAGCCCTTTGACGTCATCCTGCTGCCCAACACCCTGAACACGCTTCAGGACGTGCAGGGGGTTCTGGAGCGCCTCGAGGCGTTTTGTCACCCGCGGACTCGTCTGGTGGTGAGTTTCCACAATTGGCTCTGGCAACCACTGCTGAAGGCCGCCGAACGTCTCGGCCAACGGCAACCGCAACCCCCAGAGAGCTGGTTGACCCCCAACGACGTCAACAACCTGCTGGATCTGGCGGGCTGGGAGGTACTGAAACAGGGCCAGCGCTGCTTAATCCCGCGCCAGATTCCCCTGGTTACGCCACTGGCGAACCGTTGGCTGAGCCAACTGCCGCTGATCGACAACCTGGGGTTGACCCACTGGATGGTGGCCAGGCCGGCCCGTCAACAGCGGCAGAACCCCAGCGTGAGCGTCGTCATCCCCGCGCGCAACGAAGCCGGCAATATCGCCCCGGCGATTGAACGGCTGCCGGAACTGGGCCGCTTCACCGAAGTGATTTTTGTTGAGGGGCATTCCTCCGATAACACCTGGGAGGAGATCGAGCGGATCTGCGCGAGCTATCAGGGCCCGATGCGCCTGAAGAAATTCCGGCAGACCGGCAAGGGCAAGGCCGATGCGGTCTGGCTGGGTTTCGATCAGGCGGAGGGGGATGTGCTGATGATCCTCGACGCCGACCTAACCGTCAGACCGGAGGATTTGCCGCGCTTCGCCCAGGCCATGGCTGATGGGCGCGGTGAGTTCGTCAATGGCTGCCGCCTGGTCTACCCCCGCAGCTGGGAAGCGATGCCGCCGCTGAACACCGCGGCCAACCGCTTCTTTGCCGCCGCCTTCTCCTGGTTGCTGCGCCAACGGCTGAAGGACACCCTCTGCGGCACCAAGGTGATCTGGAAGGACGACTACGAACGTCTCAAAGCCGGTCGCAGTTACTTCGGGGACTTCGACCCGTTTGGAGACTTTGACCTGCTCTTTGGCGCCAGCAAGTTGAACTTGAAGATCGTGGAGGTCCCGGTTCGCTATCAAGAGCGCAGCTACGGCAGCTCCAACATCGCCCACGTCAAAGAGGGTCTGATCCTGGGTCAGATGTGCCTCTATGCCGCCCGCAAGTTGAGGTTCATTCCCTGA
- a CDS encoding glycosyltransferase family 39 protein has protein sequence MDLGTQPQRQLNRRDGLLLLALWLICLLLDGLWIQQHQAPPAWDQGDHLSRALGVWQVLSQPAPWSGGWWHTLWAQAPSYRGPLTYMLSAPVLQLLGPSFSSAMASGAVFNGILLLSCYGLGRQLHSRRAGLWAALFVAAAPALLNQRTDYLIDLSLTALMTAGWWVLSQRRWFARQRRWLWSVLSGIGLGLVALTRPTGLVLLWLPLVLLLLGGFREARRGHWQPLAQEATGGLIAWLLVWPWFSQNWLTILSTINKARQWGVAYQDGLEANSLEGWLYYLKLLPAMLGSSLTALVLVGGVIALVQRRPPLKADKAWLLWWLSFPLGGLLVCILMTSKDFRFVLPLLPQLAVGLGLVVASVERRWAPVWQAALVLVALLGALWSQFGWGPKLSSFPPHRPNPQGGWPLEAIVATVRETSPNQLSTLAVLPDSEGLNAFNLEAEGRRQQFRMAARQTVAPKERLEEELSNFDWFLSKGGDQGVMSDERQARQAELLEGSPSFEPINSWSLPDGSEAQLLRRKTLSVSANQVNCPTQISGSINAIPGGLDVKVSGPSQVLQGSRLLLTLEQPGQRLEADQALGQGLLRLPRGCTEVQQQLAFTSSGGTWSPQLQLLEANGKRRTIKLPRGTTLDLQAGTQEPGALAANRVALLRGLGGQLRRGELDSLFSKVGQLNQSDPEQIYLSDAEAILRARLQDNPGDLNDLYSLALAQALQRHASDAAQTLTQIKSLDPSNPNALLGLGVVELYRFRPGQAQVELDQAAKMSPNNSTLRTLRIVASALRLDLPQTFSLLRS, from the coding sequence ATGGACCTTGGTACGCAGCCCCAGCGGCAACTGAACCGGCGTGATGGCCTGCTGCTGCTGGCCCTCTGGCTGATCTGTCTGCTGCTGGATGGCCTCTGGATTCAGCAACACCAGGCCCCGCCGGCCTGGGACCAAGGGGATCACCTCAGCCGCGCCCTGGGTGTTTGGCAGGTGCTCAGCCAGCCCGCCCCCTGGAGCGGCGGCTGGTGGCACACCCTCTGGGCTCAAGCCCCCAGCTACCGCGGCCCGCTGACCTACATGCTGAGCGCCCCCGTTCTGCAGCTGCTCGGGCCGAGCTTCAGCAGTGCGATGGCCTCCGGCGCGGTCTTCAACGGGATCCTGCTGCTGAGCTGCTACGGCCTGGGGCGCCAACTGCACAGCCGCCGCGCCGGGCTCTGGGCGGCGCTGTTTGTTGCAGCCGCTCCGGCGTTGCTCAACCAACGCACCGACTACCTGATTGATCTGAGCCTGACCGCGCTGATGACGGCCGGCTGGTGGGTCCTCAGCCAGCGGCGCTGGTTCGCCCGCCAACGGCGCTGGCTCTGGTCCGTGCTCAGCGGCATCGGCCTGGGGCTCGTCGCCCTGACCCGGCCGACGGGGCTCGTCCTGCTCTGGCTGCCTCTGGTGCTGCTGCTGCTCGGGGGCTTTCGCGAGGCCCGCCGCGGCCACTGGCAGCCCCTGGCCCAGGAAGCGACCGGGGGACTGATCGCCTGGCTGCTGGTCTGGCCCTGGTTCAGCCAGAACTGGCTGACGATCCTGAGCACCATCAACAAGGCCCGCCAATGGGGGGTCGCCTACCAAGACGGCTTGGAGGCCAACAGCCTGGAGGGCTGGCTCTACTACTTGAAGTTGCTGCCGGCGATGTTGGGCAGCAGCCTGACGGCGCTGGTGCTGGTGGGCGGGGTCATCGCCCTGGTCCAGCGCAGACCCCCGCTCAAGGCCGACAAGGCCTGGCTGCTCTGGTGGTTGAGCTTTCCGCTGGGGGGCCTGCTGGTGTGCATCCTGATGACCAGCAAGGACTTTCGTTTTGTCCTGCCCCTGCTGCCGCAGCTAGCCGTGGGGCTGGGCCTGGTGGTGGCCAGCGTCGAGCGCCGCTGGGCCCCCGTTTGGCAGGCCGCACTGGTGCTCGTCGCCCTGCTCGGAGCGCTCTGGAGCCAATTCGGCTGGGGACCGAAGCTGAGCAGCTTTCCGCCCCATCGCCCGAACCCCCAGGGGGGCTGGCCCCTCGAGGCGATCGTGGCGACGGTCCGCGAGACCAGCCCCAACCAGCTCTCCACCCTGGCGGTGCTGCCCGACAGCGAAGGGCTCAACGCCTTCAACCTCGAGGCCGAGGGGCGGCGCCAGCAGTTCCGCATGGCCGCCCGCCAGACCGTGGCCCCGAAGGAGCGACTCGAAGAGGAACTCAGCAACTTCGATTGGTTCCTCAGCAAAGGCGGAGACCAGGGGGTCATGAGCGATGAGCGGCAGGCGCGCCAAGCCGAACTGCTGGAGGGCTCCCCGTCTTTCGAGCCGATCAACAGCTGGAGCCTCCCCGATGGCAGCGAGGCCCAGCTGCTGCGACGCAAGACCCTCAGCGTCAGTGCCAACCAGGTCAACTGCCCCACCCAGATCAGCGGATCGATCAACGCGATTCCAGGCGGATTGGACGTCAAGGTCTCCGGCCCAAGCCAAGTCCTGCAGGGCTCCCGCCTGCTGCTCACCCTTGAGCAGCCCGGGCAACGGCTCGAAGCCGACCAGGCCCTGGGCCAGGGCCTGCTGCGTTTGCCGCGAGGCTGCACCGAAGTCCAGCAGCAGCTCGCCTTCACAAGCAGCGGCGGGACCTGGAGTCCCCAACTGCAACTGCTCGAGGCCAACGGCAAGCGGAGGACCATCAAGCTGCCGCGGGGCACCACGCTTGACCTGCAGGCAGGGACGCAGGAGCCCGGCGCCCTGGCCGCCAACCGTGTCGCCCTGCTGCGCGGCCTGGGGGGCCAACTGCGCCGCGGGGAACTGGACAGCCTCTTCTCCAAGGTCGGTCAGCTCAACCAGAGCGACCCGGAGCAGATCTATCTGAGCGACGCCGAAGCCATCCTGCGGGCCCGACTCCAGGACAATCCCGGTGACCTGAACGACCTCTACAGCCTGGCCCTCGCCCAGGCGCTGCAACGGCATGCCAGCGATGCAGCGCAGACCTTGACCCAGATCAAGAGCCTGGATCCCTCCAATCCGAATGCCCTGCTGGGGCTTGGAGTCGTAGAGCTTTATCGCTTTCGGCCCGGCCAAGCCCAGGTGGAGCTCGATCAAGCAGCGAAGATGAGCCCCAACAACTCCACCTTGCGCACGCTGCGCATCGTGGCCAGCGCCCTGCGCCTGGATCTGCCCCAGACCTTCAGCCTGCTTCGTTCATGA
- a CDS encoding glycosyltransferase family 39 protein, translated as MISVAPRSYLAHDEGYYALQARWIQESGQWLAPLWWDQPLFDRTIGVQWLIATAQSLFGPSSWAAHLPSLLAAALALWLTARLASRLLGPGLGWLSAALLALTPLFINYAHLASQDMPLLALELLGVWALLQAQPQTSRGWQIAAGLWLGPAFLIKGFMTALTVLALLPFLLLRRRFLLRAPAFWSGLLLGWLPVALWLGLSLQHYGAGVVGGLLDKLLFLSESDVYSAGPFYYFWNIPANCAPWSLVAIAGLVWGLKRWRSEQGLLLLVYPLSLLLLLSCFRTKTPYYGLQLTPFLAIWAASGLRLFAQSGIARPRAIAWCLAGLGVLLSLAGVLLLVPGNLLNLEIPPLAPALVGLAALALGLSWALLPQQQTPKRVLAAVLIGPWLALSLLVQGGLFSDRSPAVRQALSAGELPGLLAAEPVAVISQGSLSGQAHAQLILVALGTPQLGPKLENAKDLAPGALAWIESAALQDSANRDLIPLASGDDLAPWTLVRSPSGN; from the coding sequence TTGATCAGCGTCGCGCCCCGCAGTTACCTCGCCCACGACGAGGGCTACTACGCCCTTCAGGCCCGCTGGATCCAAGAGAGTGGCCAGTGGCTGGCGCCCCTCTGGTGGGATCAACCCCTGTTTGATCGCACCATTGGCGTCCAGTGGCTGATCGCCACTGCCCAGAGCCTCTTCGGGCCCAGCAGCTGGGCGGCGCATCTGCCCTCACTGCTGGCGGCAGCGCTCGCGCTCTGGCTCACCGCACGCCTGGCCTCACGGCTGCTCGGCCCGGGCCTGGGTTGGCTGAGTGCAGCCCTTCTGGCGCTCACGCCTCTCTTTATTAACTACGCCCACCTCGCCAGCCAGGACATGCCCCTGCTGGCCCTCGAGCTGCTCGGGGTATGGGCACTACTGCAGGCCCAGCCCCAAACCTCGCGCGGTTGGCAGATCGCCGCAGGGCTCTGGCTGGGGCCAGCCTTCTTGATTAAGGGCTTCATGACCGCCCTGACGGTCCTCGCCCTGCTGCCCTTCCTCCTACTCAGACGACGGTTCCTGCTGCGCGCGCCTGCCTTCTGGTCCGGACTGCTGCTGGGTTGGCTTCCCGTGGCGCTCTGGCTGGGTTTGAGCCTGCAGCACTACGGCGCCGGCGTGGTCGGCGGACTACTGGACAAGTTGCTCTTCCTCTCCGAAAGCGACGTCTACAGCGCCGGGCCCTTCTATTACTTCTGGAACATTCCGGCCAACTGCGCGCCCTGGAGCCTGGTGGCCATCGCCGGACTGGTGTGGGGGCTGAAGCGCTGGCGCTCCGAGCAGGGGCTGCTTCTGCTGGTCTATCCGCTCAGCCTGCTGCTGCTGCTGAGTTGCTTCCGCACCAAGACCCCGTACTACGGCCTACAGCTCACGCCATTTCTGGCGATCTGGGCCGCCAGCGGCCTGCGTCTCTTCGCGCAATCCGGGATCGCCCGGCCGCGGGCCATCGCCTGGTGCCTGGCGGGCCTCGGCGTTCTGCTGAGCCTCGCCGGCGTGCTCCTGCTGGTCCCCGGCAACCTGCTCAACCTCGAGATCCCGCCCCTCGCTCCCGCGCTGGTGGGACTCGCGGCCCTCGCGCTCGGCCTGAGCTGGGCCCTGCTGCCCCAACAACAGACCCCAAAACGCGTCCTCGCCGCCGTCTTGATCGGTCCTTGGCTGGCCCTCAGCCTGCTCGTGCAGGGCGGACTTTTTAGTGATCGCTCCCCCGCCGTGCGCCAAGCCCTGAGCGCTGGTGAGCTGCCTGGGCTGCTGGCCGCCGAACCGGTGGCGGTGATCAGCCAGGGCTCCTTGAGCGGCCAGGCCCATGCCCAATTGATCCTCGTCGCCCTGGGCACACCACAGCTCGGTCCCAAGCTTGAGAACGCCAAAGACCTCGCCCCCGGCGCTCTGGCCTGGATCGAGTCAGCCGCGCTGCAGGATTCGGCCAATCGGGACCTCATTCCCCTGGCCTCGGGCGATGATCTGGCCCCATGGACCTTGGTACGCAGCCCCAGCGGCAACTGA
- a CDS encoding iron uptake porin codes for MKLFQKLLLAPAALGLLAPVAANAADVNIAGLSQYGTEEQVTSITQFSDVQPTDWAYQALSNLIERYGCVAGYPNGTYRGNRAMTRYEAAALLNACLDRITEVTDELKRLMKEFERELAVLRGRVDGLEARVGELEATQFSTTTKLRGLATFVVGANSFTGTSPKVDANKSAYGATTFNYDLRLILDSSFTGKDLLRTVLRAGDFNGSAYFNGLTALEVAFQSPAADDVVAIKRLFYNFPVGKDFSVTAGATVRVDDAGMLGMWPSVYPADTVLDFFTYAGAPGAYDLDGLGAGFGATYNNVLGFEGVTLSSNYVSINGGEGDAGLMTDASSSVSVTQLGYTGGKFPIIGGSAWGAAAAYTYSQNNALFISTPFAQQYGGVGSTNSFGLSGYWVPENTGWIPSVSTGWGTSSFENGPVRTDTWGKAQSWYVGLQWPDTFVKGNDLGMAVGQAPFITSTGYGASAPATPMDSNYMWEWWYKFQVTDNITVTPALYYIQNYDGQLGKVSTTGAYNATDNVFGGLLKTTFKF; via the coding sequence ATGAAACTGTTCCAGAAGCTTCTTCTGGCGCCTGCAGCTCTGGGCCTTCTGGCTCCTGTCGCTGCAAACGCCGCTGACGTCAACATCGCTGGCCTGAGCCAGTACGGCACCGAAGAGCAGGTGACTTCGATCACCCAGTTCTCTGACGTGCAGCCCACCGACTGGGCTTATCAGGCACTGAGCAACCTGATCGAGCGCTACGGCTGCGTCGCTGGCTACCCCAACGGCACCTACCGCGGCAACCGTGCGATGACCCGCTATGAAGCGGCCGCACTGCTGAACGCTTGCCTCGACCGGATCACTGAAGTGACCGACGAGCTCAAGCGCCTGATGAAGGAATTCGAGCGTGAGCTGGCTGTGCTCCGCGGTCGCGTGGACGGCCTCGAGGCCCGCGTGGGCGAACTGGAAGCGACCCAGTTCTCCACCACCACCAAGCTGCGTGGTCTGGCCACCTTCGTTGTGGGCGCAAACAGCTTCACCGGCACCAGCCCCAAGGTGGATGCCAACAAGTCGGCCTACGGCGCCACCACCTTCAACTACGACCTGCGTCTGATCCTGGACAGCAGCTTCACCGGTAAGGACCTGCTCCGCACCGTGCTGCGTGCTGGCGACTTCAACGGCAGTGCCTACTTCAATGGCCTGACTGCCCTGGAAGTGGCCTTCCAGTCCCCCGCTGCTGACGACGTCGTCGCCATCAAGCGCCTCTTCTACAACTTCCCCGTCGGCAAAGACTTCAGCGTTACCGCTGGTGCAACCGTCCGTGTGGATGACGCCGGCATGCTTGGCATGTGGCCCAGCGTCTACCCCGCTGACACCGTCCTCGACTTCTTCACCTACGCCGGTGCTCCTGGTGCCTATGACCTTGATGGTCTGGGTGCTGGTTTCGGTGCCACCTACAACAACGTTCTGGGCTTCGAGGGCGTGACCCTCTCCAGCAACTACGTCTCCATCAACGGCGGTGAAGGCGATGCCGGTCTGATGACCGATGCGTCCAGCTCCGTGAGCGTGACCCAGCTGGGTTACACCGGCGGCAAGTTCCCCATCATCGGTGGTAGCGCTTGGGGTGCAGCTGCGGCTTACACCTACAGCCAGAACAACGCTCTGTTCATCAGCACTCCGTTCGCTCAGCAGTACGGCGGCGTTGGTTCCACCAACAGCTTTGGCCTGAGCGGCTACTGGGTTCCCGAGAACACTGGTTGGATTCCTTCCGTCAGCACTGGCTGGGGTACCAGCTCCTTCGAGAACGGCCCTGTCCGTACCGATACCTGGGGCAAGGCTCAGTCCTGGTACGTGGGTCTGCAGTGGCCTGACACCTTCGTGAAGGGCAATGACCTGGGCATGGCCGTCGGCCAGGCTCCGTTCATCACCAGCACCGGCTACGGCGCTTCTGCTCCGGCAACCCCCATGGACTCCAACTACATGTGGGAGTGGTGGTACAAGTTCCAGGTGACCGACAACATCACCGTCACCCCTGCTCTGTACTACATCCAGAACTACGACGGTCAGCTCGGCAAGGTCAGCACCACCGGTGCTTACAACGCCACCGACAATGTCTTCGGCGGCCTGCTGAAGACCACCTTCAAGTTCTGA